One genomic window of Cellulophaga sp. Hel_I_12 includes the following:
- a CDS encoding Ig-like domain-containing protein — protein sequence MIRRILAFIFLVLATFSFYQCGRKGTPTGGIKDIIPPKLEEAQPAQMTTNFKADKIRLYFDEYIKLKKVQEQLIISPPLKNTPIITPAGTPSKYVEIKLKDTLRENTTYTFNFGQSIIDNNEENPNSFLTYVFSTGDYIDSLQLKGVVENAFEKDTETFVSVMLYEIDSTYNDSTIYKKPPTYITNTLDSTVFFTLNYLKKGSYALFGLKDNNKNNLFDQKLDKIAFLKDTITLPTEETYLLTLFQEKPNYSISVPKYEAKNKIIFGYQGDSRDITIENLSVLPDSVQTIITKEREKDTLNYWFTPFAADSLIFTVANERLKLKDTFVLKTRKLALDSLILKPSVSGAIGFEETFSILANTPIVKTNPSNLQLMNKDSLAIDFTTSLDTLNNSLKVAFNKVESEQYKLTIFPNLIEDFFGHTNDTVVYNLKTNKYSDYGNFELSLSGNITYPVIIQLTDDKAKEIKRELYATEPKSFKFNHLNPGKYSIRVIFDSNKNEKWDTGDYLQKIQPERVSYAPKPIDMRANWEEKYEFILLD from the coding sequence ATGATCAGACGCATATTAGCTTTTATATTTTTAGTACTTGCCACTTTTTCATTTTATCAATGTGGTAGAAAAGGAACTCCTACCGGTGGTATCAAAGATATTATTCCTCCTAAATTAGAAGAAGCGCAGCCCGCCCAAATGACCACCAATTTTAAAGCTGATAAAATTAGACTGTATTTTGATGAATATATAAAATTAAAGAAAGTACAGGAACAGTTGATCATATCACCACCGCTAAAAAACACACCAATTATTACTCCAGCTGGTACTCCCAGCAAATATGTAGAAATTAAACTTAAAGATACCTTAAGGGAAAACACCACCTACACCTTTAATTTCGGCCAGAGTATTATTGATAATAATGAAGAAAATCCGAATAGCTTTTTAACCTATGTATTTTCTACTGGCGATTATATCGATTCTTTGCAATTAAAAGGAGTAGTTGAAAATGCTTTTGAAAAAGATACAGAGACCTTTGTTAGTGTGATGCTTTACGAGATCGATAGCACCTATAATGACTCAACAATTTATAAAAAACCACCTACCTATATCACCAATACATTAGACAGTACTGTGTTTTTTACCTTGAATTACTTAAAAAAAGGAAGCTATGCGCTATTTGGCTTAAAAGACAATAACAAGAATAACTTATTTGACCAAAAGTTAGATAAGATTGCTTTTTTGAAAGATACCATAACATTGCCTACTGAAGAAACCTATCTACTCACCCTATTTCAAGAGAAACCTAATTACAGTATCTCAGTACCTAAATATGAAGCTAAGAATAAAATTATATTTGGGTATCAAGGCGATAGTAGAGATATTACGATAGAAAACTTAAGTGTTTTACCTGATAGTGTTCAGACTATTATCACCAAAGAGCGAGAAAAAGACACCTTAAATTATTGGTTTACGCCTTTTGCAGCGGACTCACTTATATTTACAGTGGCGAATGAAAGACTTAAACTCAAAGACACTTTTGTACTTAAAACGAGAAAATTAGCCTTAGACTCTTTAATCCTTAAGCCTAGTGTCTCAGGGGCCATAGGTTTTGAAGAAACCTTTTCGATTTTAGCAAATACACCTATTGTTAAAACCAATCCGAGCAACCTACAATTAATGAATAAAGATTCTCTAGCGATTGATTTTACCACAAGCTTAGATACCTTGAATAATAGTTTGAAGGTCGCCTTTAATAAAGTGGAAAGCGAGCAATATAAATTGACTATTTTTCCAAACTTGATAGAAGACTTTTTTGGGCATACCAACGACACTGTGGTGTATAACCTAAAGACCAATAAATACTCGGACTACGGTAATTTTGAGTTATCCCTTAGTGGAAATATTACGTATCCAGTCATCATTCAACTTACTGATGATAAAGCGAAAGAAATAAAAAGAGAACTGTATGCTACAGAACCCAAAAGCTTTAAGTTTAATCACCTAAATCCAGGGAAATATAGTATTCGAGTAATTTTTGACAGCAATAAAAATGAAAAATGGGACACAGGAGATTACCTACAAAAAATACAACCCGAACGTGTCAGTTATGCTCCTAAACCCATAGACATGAGGGCTAATTGGGAAGAAAAATATGAATTTATATTGTTAGACTAA
- a CDS encoding ankyrin repeat domain-containing protein — protein MNEFFFNEIRNGNVAEVTAMLKQNPVLLNSKDQRGSTPLLLATYYDQIEITKLLLESGARLDAKDATGNTALMGVCFKGFDDIAKLLIEKGANINEQNTMGASSLIYAATFNRLEIAKLLIANGADRSLKDVRGKTALDHAKMQGMPSLIDLLASNK, from the coding sequence ATGAACGAATTTTTTTTTAATGAGATAAGAAATGGCAATGTTGCTGAAGTGACAGCAATGCTAAAACAAAATCCTGTGCTTTTAAACAGTAAAGACCAGAGAGGTTCAACGCCATTATTGCTAGCCACCTATTACGATCAAATCGAAATCACAAAATTACTGTTAGAGAGTGGCGCACGATTAGATGCAAAAGATGCCACCGGAAATACCGCATTAATGGGCGTTTGTTTTAAAGGTTTTGATGATATTGCTAAATTATTAATTGAGAAGGGAGCAAATATTAATGAACAAAATACCATGGGTGCTTCTAGTTTAATTTATGCCGCGACCTTTAATCGTCTTGAAATTGCTAAATTACTAATAGCAAACGGTGCCGATAGGTCACTGAAGGATGTAAGGGGTAAAACAGCTTTAGATCATGCGAAAATGCAAGGTATGCCTTCATTAATTGATTTACTAGCATCTAATAAGTAG
- a CDS encoding response regulator: protein MSRFKSICIIDDDPICVFGIRKMIEQVNFFNDITVYSNGLEAIQDFKKKLDENLILPSTIFLDLNMPIMDGWDFLEDFKKIPLEDRKNVQIHIVSSSVDSRDFTRANGYKEVNNFFTKPITKENIDRVVEEIHLS, encoded by the coding sequence ATGTCTAGATTTAAGAGTATTTGCATTATTGATGACGATCCCATATGTGTTTTTGGTATTAGGAAAATGATTGAGCAAGTTAATTTTTTTAATGATATTACAGTGTACTCCAATGGTCTAGAAGCCATACAAGATTTTAAGAAAAAATTGGATGAAAATTTAATTTTGCCAAGCACCATCTTTTTAGACTTAAACATGCCTATCATGGATGGATGGGATTTTTTGGAGGATTTTAAAAAAATTCCATTAGAGGACAGAAAAAATGTTCAGATTCATATTGTAAGTTCGTCGGTTGATTCAAGAGATTTTACAAGAGCAAATGGCTACAAAGAAGTAAATAATTTTTTTACAAAACCAATTACAAAAGAAAATATCGATAGGGTTGTCGAAGAAATTCATTTATCGTAA
- a CDS encoding PAS domain-containing protein — MNSFLKELKINSGFIKDTPVPIATLDENLIFLSHSNLFSENHQLGTSDINGSYFFDVLQDVPANFKGIFDNCLQGIPSQNDGKKFILNDGKVLWLKWKINPWKKDNDTVVGLVLILENITEKKVIDELTREAQEVSRTGGWQVNLLTKKTLWTPMVNSIHEMPLTYTPQTFEDNFIHFKEGEHRNRIINAAERAIELGTPWDEEVIVTTGTGQQIWVRTKGRAEFINGECVRIYGICQDIDIYKNAQLEYRKSTELLRNAITASQVGTWEYNIANGETVWDDMNCQLYGVDKKKLTNSLYRIWKNRLHPEDLERVIKEATLVYNGKKKGSVEYRIILDDGTIRFLKSTVTFVSDVKSTTQKAIGITQDVTVEKIAEKQLKEFAQITTEQNNSLTNFAHMVSHDLRSHATNLSVLTSFLEDEKDENEKKQILTMLKNATESLNSTVFNLNEVVLATDTNLSNKMVGINLLDAIYSVQNNISVLLLDKKGQCIIDVDPEQVIKVVPAYLDSILLNLFTNSLKYSSASRNPVIKITTQQENSELVVTFSDNGKGIDIEKFGGSIFGMNKTFHRNKDARGVGLYITKNQINAMGGSISVESKVNVGTTFILRFKI, encoded by the coding sequence ATGAACTCGTTTCTCAAAGAACTAAAAATTAATTCAGGTTTCATTAAAGACACGCCAGTTCCAATAGCAACGCTAGATGAAAATTTAATTTTTCTATCTCACTCCAACCTCTTTTCCGAAAACCACCAACTAGGTACATCAGATATTAATGGATCCTATTTCTTTGATGTACTCCAGGATGTTCCAGCTAATTTTAAAGGCATATTCGACAATTGTTTACAGGGAATACCGTCTCAAAACGATGGTAAAAAATTTATTTTAAACGATGGTAAAGTCCTTTGGTTAAAATGGAAAATAAACCCTTGGAAAAAGGATAATGATACTGTTGTTGGTTTAGTACTAATTTTAGAAAACATTACAGAAAAAAAGGTTATCGATGAGTTGACGCGAGAAGCCCAAGAAGTTTCAAGAACAGGTGGCTGGCAGGTTAACCTATTAACAAAAAAAACACTTTGGACTCCAATGGTGAATAGTATTCATGAAATGCCATTGACCTATACGCCTCAAACTTTTGAAGACAACTTCATTCATTTTAAAGAAGGTGAACATAGAAATAGGATAATTAATGCCGCTGAACGTGCCATTGAACTTGGAACGCCTTGGGATGAAGAGGTTATTGTTACGACAGGAACTGGACAGCAAATTTGGGTGCGCACTAAAGGCAGGGCTGAGTTTATTAACGGGGAATGTGTTCGTATTTATGGTATTTGTCAAGACATAGATATTTATAAAAATGCGCAACTAGAGTATAGAAAATCTACAGAATTATTAAGAAATGCTATTACTGCCTCACAAGTTGGCACCTGGGAATATAACATCGCTAATGGTGAAACCGTTTGGGACGACATGAATTGTCAACTGTATGGAGTAGATAAAAAAAAATTAACAAACAGCCTCTATCGCATCTGGAAAAACAGGTTACATCCAGAAGATTTAGAAAGAGTCATCAAGGAGGCAACTTTAGTTTATAACGGGAAAAAAAAGGGTAGCGTGGAGTACAGGATAATCTTGGACGATGGTACTATTCGATTTTTAAAATCGACAGTAACTTTTGTGTCAGATGTTAAAAGTACTACTCAAAAAGCAATTGGTATCACCCAAGATGTAACAGTTGAAAAGATCGCGGAGAAACAGCTAAAAGAATTTGCACAAATTACTACCGAACAAAACAACAGCCTAACCAATTTTGCGCATATGGTATCGCACGACTTACGGTCACACGCTACAAATTTATCGGTTCTCACCTCATTTTTAGAAGATGAAAAAGATGAAAATGAAAAAAAGCAAATCTTAACAATGTTAAAAAATGCAACAGAAAGCCTTAATAGTACCGTTTTTAATTTAAACGAAGTAGTACTAGCTACAGATACGAATTTAAGTAACAAAATGGTGGGCATTAATTTGCTAGATGCTATTTACAGCGTACAAAATAACATATCAGTCTTGTTATTAGACAAAAAAGGACAGTGTATCATCGATGTTGATCCAGAACAAGTAATAAAAGTAGTTCCTGCTTATTTAGACAGTATTTTATTAAATTTATTCACAAATAGCCTAAAATATAGTTCAGCTTCAAGAAATCCTGTGATTAAAATTACAACTCAACAAGAAAATAGTGAGTTAGTAGTAACATTTTCTGACAATGGTAAAGGTATTGATATCGAAAAATTTGGAGGCTCTATTTTTGGAATGAATAAAACATTTCATCGAAATAAAGATGCTAGGGGGGTTGGGCTTTATATTACGAAAAATCAGATAAATGCCATGGGAGGAAGCATTTCTGTAGAAAGTAAGGTTAATGTGGGTACGACCTTTATATTGAGGTTTAAAATATAA
- a CDS encoding nitrilase family protein codes for MSEKLTVSLVQTSIYWENPSLNRELLLEKINAISIATDLIVLPEMFTTGFTMHPEKILPSEGEKTVAWMQKIASSKKVAITGSLAFYENGTYYNRLFFVAPNAEIVFYDKRHTFTLAGESDAYRAGSTKIMINYKGFTICPLICYDLRFPVWARNTENYDVLLYVANWPKPRINAWDILLQARAIENMAYCIGVNRVGTDDLGHEYPSHSAVYDVLGNELVFSKKEEIKTISLYKEHIETTRNKLKFLEDKDDFSLTI; via the coding sequence ATGTCTGAAAAACTAACAGTTTCCTTGGTACAAACCTCTATTTATTGGGAGAACCCATCCTTAAATAGAGAACTGCTCCTTGAGAAAATCAATGCCATCTCAATAGCTACTGATTTAATTGTACTTCCCGAAATGTTTACTACAGGTTTTACGATGCATCCGGAGAAAATATTGCCTTCAGAAGGTGAGAAAACGGTGGCTTGGATGCAAAAGATAGCTAGTAGCAAAAAAGTGGCCATTACAGGTAGCTTAGCTTTTTACGAAAATGGTACGTATTACAATCGCTTATTTTTTGTTGCACCAAATGCTGAAATTGTGTTTTATGATAAACGACACACCTTTACATTAGCGGGTGAAAGTGATGCATATCGTGCAGGAAGCACTAAAATTATGATAAATTATAAAGGCTTTACTATTTGCCCTTTAATTTGTTATGATTTACGATTTCCTGTTTGGGCAAGAAATACGGAAAACTACGATGTGTTGTTATATGTTGCCAATTGGCCAAAACCAAGAATTAATGCTTGGGATATTCTTTTACAAGCAAGGGCCATTGAAAATATGGCGTATTGTATTGGTGTAAATAGAGTAGGTACTGATGATTTAGGCCACGAGTATCCCAGTCATTCTGCAGTATATGACGTATTGGGGAATGAATTAGTGTTTTCTAAGAAAGAAGAAATTAAAACGATTAGCTTATACAAAGAACATATAGAAACCACTAGAAATAAACTGAAATTTCTAGAGGATAAGGATGATTTTAGTCTAACAATATAA
- a CDS encoding response regulator, with protein MGKMFENIYMIDDDPIYLFLAKKLFIEQKFSQNIKTFENGKIAIESLLNSQNLKENLPDIIFLDLNMPLMNGWEFLDSLNAAPIPNKENITIIVMSSSINPMEIDMIKSYPVVQDYIVKPLTPADLQKLLAF; from the coding sequence ATGGGAAAGATGTTTGAAAATATTTATATGATTGATGATGACCCTATTTACCTATTTCTAGCAAAAAAACTATTTATAGAACAAAAATTTTCTCAGAACATTAAAACTTTTGAAAACGGGAAAATTGCGATTGAAAGCTTGCTTAACAGTCAAAATTTAAAAGAAAATTTACCTGACATCATTTTTTTAGATCTAAACATGCCTTTGATGAATGGCTGGGAGTTTTTAGATAGTTTGAATGCTGCACCCATCCCAAATAAGGAAAATATTACAATTATAGTCATGAGCTCATCTATTAACCCTATGGAGATTGATATGATCAAATCTTATCCTGTAGTGCAAGACTACATTGTAAAACCCTTAACGCCAGCAGATTTACAAAAACTATTAGCTTTTTGA
- the katG gene encoding catalase/peroxidase HPI yields the protein MDNNTHSNGSTHGKVWDVNEANKCPFMGGVVNQAAGGGTTNRDWWPNQLKLNILRQNSSLSSPMEKDFNYAEAFKSLDLAAVKKDLFELMTNSQDWWPADYGHYGPFFIRMTWHSAGTYRISDGRGGAGSGSQRFAPLNSWPDNANLDKARLLLWPIKQKYGNKLSWADLMILAGNCALESMGFETYGFAGGREDIWEPEQDVYWGSEAEWMGSDKRYSGERELENPLAASHMGLIYVNPEGPEGKPDPLAAAYDIRETFGRMAMNDEETVALIAGGHTFGKTHGAADPVQYVEAEPAGAGIVEQSMGWKNNFKSGVGKDTITSGLEGAWTTTPTKWSHDYFKHLFEFEWELTKSPAGAHQWKPKNNAGAGTVPDAHDTDLRHQPFMLTTDLSMKADPAYEKVSRHFYENPEAFKDAFARAWYKLTHRDMGPVSRYLGPEVPKEELIWQDPIPALNHDLVTDADLKTLKEKIAATGLSVSELVGTAWASASTFRGSDKRGGANGARIRLEPQKNWEVNNPTQLAKVLSVLEDIQKKFNESQTGTKKVSLADLIVLAGNVGVEQAAKKAGQPVTIPFSAGRTDATQEQTDVDSFAVLEPAADGFRNYMKQKYNLSAEEMLVDKAQLMTLTVPEMTVLIGGLRVLDTNYNQSRHGVFTDQPGVLSNDFFVHILDLSTKWEATSDADDVFAGLHRKTGAVKWAGTRVDLIFGSNSELRALAEVYASDDAKGKFVSEFVAAWTKVMNLDRFDLA from the coding sequence ATGGACAATAATACACATTCAAACGGATCAACTCATGGTAAAGTATGGGATGTAAACGAAGCAAATAAATGCCCTTTTATGGGTGGCGTTGTGAATCAAGCAGCGGGCGGTGGTACTACAAACCGAGATTGGTGGCCAAATCAATTAAAGTTAAATATTCTTAGGCAAAACTCTTCTTTGTCAAGTCCTATGGAGAAAGATTTTAATTATGCTGAGGCCTTTAAATCTCTAGATTTAGCTGCAGTTAAAAAAGATCTTTTCGAGTTAATGACGAATTCCCAAGATTGGTGGCCTGCCGATTACGGACATTATGGGCCATTTTTTATTAGAATGACATGGCATAGCGCGGGAACTTATAGAATTTCTGATGGTCGTGGTGGTGCTGGTTCAGGCTCTCAACGTTTTGCACCTCTCAATAGCTGGCCTGATAATGCCAATTTAGATAAAGCGCGTTTGTTGCTATGGCCCATAAAACAAAAATATGGGAATAAACTTTCATGGGCAGATTTAATGATTCTTGCAGGAAATTGTGCATTAGAATCTATGGGGTTTGAAACCTACGGTTTTGCTGGTGGTCGTGAAGATATCTGGGAACCAGAACAAGACGTGTACTGGGGTTCAGAAGCAGAATGGATGGGTTCGGATAAACGATACTCTGGTGAGCGCGAACTTGAAAATCCACTTGCGGCATCGCACATGGGGCTGATTTATGTAAATCCAGAAGGTCCAGAAGGTAAGCCAGATCCATTGGCTGCCGCCTATGACATTCGTGAAACTTTTGGTAGAATGGCGATGAATGATGAAGAAACCGTAGCTTTAATTGCAGGGGGACATACTTTTGGAAAAACCCATGGTGCTGCCGATCCTGTGCAATACGTTGAAGCAGAACCAGCAGGTGCAGGTATTGTTGAACAAAGCATGGGCTGGAAAAACAACTTTAAATCGGGTGTTGGCAAAGATACCATAACCAGTGGTCTTGAAGGCGCTTGGACAACTACTCCTACCAAATGGAGCCATGATTATTTTAAGCATTTATTTGAGTTTGAATGGGAGTTAACGAAAAGCCCAGCTGGTGCACATCAATGGAAGCCAAAAAATAATGCAGGTGCAGGAACAGTACCAGACGCACATGACACCGACCTTAGGCATCAACCCTTTATGTTAACAACCGATCTTTCTATGAAGGCAGATCCAGCTTATGAAAAAGTATCCAGACATTTCTATGAAAATCCTGAGGCTTTTAAAGATGCTTTCGCTAGAGCTTGGTATAAATTAACGCATAGAGATATGGGACCTGTATCTAGGTATCTAGGACCAGAAGTTCCAAAAGAGGAATTAATTTGGCAAGATCCCATTCCTGCTTTAAATCATGATTTGGTAACTGATGCAGATCTTAAAACATTAAAAGAAAAAATTGCTGCCACAGGACTTTCAGTTTCCGAACTAGTCGGTACTGCTTGGGCATCAGCTTCAACGTTTAGAGGTTCTGACAAACGAGGTGGAGCCAATGGAGCCCGAATTCGCTTAGAGCCACAAAAAAATTGGGAGGTGAACAACCCTACTCAATTGGCTAAGGTTTTAAGTGTCTTAGAGGATATTCAGAAGAAATTTAATGAGTCTCAAACTGGAACTAAAAAAGTTTCTTTGGCCGATTTAATTGTATTGGCTGGTAATGTTGGTGTGGAACAAGCTGCTAAAAAAGCAGGGCAGCCAGTAACCATTCCATTCTCTGCGGGTAGAACAGATGCCACACAAGAACAAACGGATGTAGATAGCTTTGCAGTCTTAGAACCGGCAGCTGATGGTTTTAGAAACTACATGAAACAAAAATATAATTTATCTGCAGAGGAAATGTTGGTGGATAAGGCACAACTTATGACCTTGACAGTGCCAGAGATGACAGTTTTAATAGGTGGGCTACGCGTGCTTGACACCAATTACAATCAGTCAAGACATGGTGTTTTTACCGATCAACCAGGGGTCTTATCTAATGATTTCTTTGTTCATATTTTAGATTTAAGTACAAAATGGGAAGCAACGAGCGATGCTGATGATGTGTTCGCTGGTTTACATAGAAAAACTGGAGCAGTAAAATGGGCAGGAACTCGTGTTGATTTAATTTTTGGATCCAATTCAGAATTAAGAGCACTTGCTGAAGTGTACGCTTCTGATGATGCGAAAGGTAAATTTGTAAGTGAATTTGTAGCTGCTTGGACGAAGGTAATGAACCTTGATCGTTTTGACTTGGCGTAA
- a CDS encoding ComF family protein: MYVQLSKILNDINSILVPKGCFGCNVRLNRGEKLLCTVCRNQIPLTDYNYNEENHFDSIFYGRVPIKKASSFLFFTENGTVKNLIHHLKYKNQEIVGEFLGDWCGLVLKDDPHLQNIHIDLVFPVPLHKNKLRKRGYNQVSLFGKRIAHHLSTNFYEDVLIKNQNTKTQTKKDRFFRWQSNQGLYSLNKKYSLAHKKILLLDDVVTTGATLEACTKELNTIEGITIYILTMAMVRKS, encoded by the coding sequence ATGTACGTACAATTATCAAAGATACTAAATGACATTAACAGCATCCTAGTACCTAAGGGGTGTTTTGGATGTAATGTGCGTTTAAATCGAGGAGAGAAGTTGTTATGTACCGTTTGTCGAAACCAAATACCGCTTACCGATTACAATTATAACGAAGAAAACCACTTCGATAGTATTTTCTATGGCAGAGTTCCCATAAAAAAAGCAAGTTCATTCTTATTCTTTACGGAAAACGGTACGGTAAAAAATCTAATACATCATTTAAAATATAAAAATCAGGAAATAGTCGGTGAATTTTTAGGTGATTGGTGCGGATTAGTACTTAAGGATGATCCCCATCTCCAAAACATACATATTGATCTTGTTTTTCCTGTACCCTTACACAAAAACAAACTAAGAAAAAGAGGCTATAATCAAGTCTCACTTTTTGGAAAACGAATTGCACATCACTTAAGTACTAATTTTTATGAGGATGTGCTTATAAAAAATCAAAACACAAAAACACAAACCAAAAAAGATCGTTTTTTTAGATGGCAGAGTAATCAAGGTTTATACTCTTTGAATAAAAAGTATTCGCTTGCCCACAAAAAAATTCTTTTACTTGACGACGTGGTCACCACTGGTGCCACACTTGAGGCATGCACCAAAGAGCTTAATACCATCGAAGGTATTACTATATACATACTGACCATGGCAATGGTGCGTAAAAGTTAA
- a CDS encoding DUF5689 domain-containing protein: MNVIHKPSIFFKVQTLLFAISCVLLFLTSCVDSRNFDLPKIDCTSDMIANTTYADVKALYTDQTLQIQTDLILEGYVISSDEAGNFFSVLHFQDTPVNPTSGFQIEIDVRDSHLFYPVGSKILIKLKGLYLGRSKGIYKLGGVFTSFGNASVGRLPASIVQQHIFNSCDETRSIIPTEISLNENLDTYLNTWVALNRLEFVEEELGQPFALDREATQRTLIACDDLEINLLNSGFSDFQAMILPNKSGTVSALLQKENDAYFLVVNNQSDLNFIQERCEDVVDEFTSNRILISEIADPDNDADARFIELYNSDQSPLSLKGWRLNRYTNENTEVSNSLDLSDFVINAQSTLVIAANSLVFEARYGFLPDLVGGSNSAANSNGDDNFVLVDPFGNDIDVFGIIGEDGSGTNHEFEDGRALRKSAIEFGNPTYTFNEWEIYNDTGDSGTINLPQNAPENFTPKIR, encoded by the coding sequence ATGAATGTAATACACAAACCTAGTATTTTTTTTAAGGTTCAAACCTTATTGTTTGCTATCAGCTGCGTTCTACTATTTTTAACTTCATGTGTAGACAGTAGAAATTTCGATCTTCCAAAGATAGATTGTACTTCGGATATGATTGCAAATACAACCTATGCTGATGTAAAAGCACTTTACACAGATCAAACCTTGCAAATTCAAACAGATTTAATTTTAGAGGGTTATGTCATTTCTTCGGATGAAGCGGGTAACTTTTTTAGTGTTTTACATTTTCAAGATACACCAGTAAACCCTACAAGCGGATTTCAAATTGAAATTGATGTTCGAGACAGTCATTTGTTTTATCCCGTGGGTTCTAAAATTTTGATAAAACTCAAGGGCTTATATTTAGGAAGAAGCAAGGGTATTTATAAGCTTGGTGGCGTTTTTACTTCTTTTGGGAATGCTTCTGTGGGTAGGTTACCCGCCAGTATAGTTCAGCAACACATCTTTAACTCCTGTGATGAAACTAGGTCTATAATTCCTACAGAAATTTCATTGAATGAAAATTTAGATACTTATTTAAACACATGGGTAGCACTAAATCGCTTAGAATTTGTGGAAGAAGAATTGGGGCAACCTTTTGCCCTGGATCGGGAAGCCACACAACGCACCTTGATCGCCTGTGATGATTTAGAAATAAACCTTTTAAATAGTGGTTTTTCCGATTTTCAAGCCATGATACTGCCAAATAAGAGTGGAACGGTGAGCGCTTTACTGCAAAAAGAAAATGATGCGTATTTTCTAGTCGTAAATAATCAAAGTGATTTAAACTTTATTCAAGAACGTTGTGAGGATGTGGTCGATGAATTTACCTCAAATCGAATATTGATTTCAGAAATTGCAGATCCCGATAACGATGCCGATGCCCGCTTTATTGAGTTGTACAATTCGGACCAAAGCCCATTAAGTTTAAAGGGTTGGAGGTTAAATAGGTATACGAACGAAAATACAGAAGTGAGTAATAGCTTAGATTTATCAGACTTCGTGATTAATGCTCAAAGCACACTAGTTATTGCAGCAAACAGTTTAGTTTTTGAAGCAAGGTATGGGTTTTTGCCTGATTTGGTTGGGGGATCTAACAGTGCTGCCAATTCTAATGGCGATGATAACTTTGTTTTAGTAGACCCTTTTGGAAATGACATTGATGTTTTTGGAATTATAGGAGAAGATGGTTCAGGTACTAATCATGAGTTTGAAGATGGTCGTGCCTTACGAAAATCAGCGATTGAATTTGGGAATCCTACATATACGTTTAATGAATGGGAAATCTATAATGATACCGGGGATTCGGGTACTATTAATTTACCACAAAATGCACCTGAAAACTTTACTCCAAAAATTCGTTAA